tatttttatttaatagaaaTTAAAAATTCTCTATAGCAAATTACTGTGGTATGTAAACATAGAGGAAAAAAGCAAAAAGGATCCTAATCCTAGGGTTAATCAATTTTAGCTAGTTGATGGGAAAATACGAATTAATGGTAATGGTCTTAGGGCTATTTAGTTCGGGGAAAGGGGAAGGGGAAGAAAATTCTATGAACCTTTCCTTTTTTCATTAAGTTCAAGTCTGACGAGAGTAATATTCTACAACTAACAACTCATTTATTTTGAGACCGACCCACTTCCTATCTAGGATTTTATTTACTAGTCCTTTATATTCCAATGTGTCAATCGTCAAATGGCTTGGCAATTTCCCCGGGTCCGATGAAGCAATATAATTTTGAACCAGACCTTTTGATCTTTGGTTATCTTTCGTAGTAATAATATCTCGGGGTTTGCAACGAAAACTTGGTATATTGACTATACGGCCAttaactaaaatatgtctatggttGACTAATTGGCGGGCCCCAGGAATGGTTGAAGCCATACCCAATCGAAAAAGGATATTATCCAAACGCATTTCAAGTAATTGTAGTAAAACCTGGCCTGTTGACCTTTTTGCTTTTCCAGCGATATGTACATATCTAAGTAATTGTCGTTCTGTCAGACCATAATGAAAACGCAATTTCTGTTTTTCTTGAAGACGAATACGATATTGCTCCTTTTTCCCAgaattgaatttttttttaagATTACTTCCGGATTTAGGTGTTTTTCTAGTGAGTCCTGGTAAAGCTCCCAAACGGCGTATTTTTTTTAAACGAGGTCCTCGATAACGGGACATGAAGACTCCTTTTTTTTATTGAAATTTCATTTTACACAATTAATTTCATTGTATTTACATTACAGAATACATCGAAATTAAAACTGAATTAAACTACAGGATAAACAGAGTAAAATCAACTAAAGTaccacaaaaaatggaatttcatcaaaatctgtattttttgtattttttgtatatatattatttattttattgttttgtaTCTAGCAAAATAGTAAGGTAAAAAACATAAAAGATCCTGGATTCTCCATTTAATTCGGAAAAAAAGAGATTCTTGTTCGTAGAACATCGATAGAGAAAAAAAAAGCCGACTATCGGATTTGAACCGATGACCCTCGCATTACAAATGCGATGCTCTAACCTCTGAGCTAAGTGGGCTTACATAACGGAAATAGTGTAACAAATAGAAATAGGTATAGTATAGGAAATCCGTAAAATCTCAGATATTAGTTATTACTCTTAGCTATTAACTAGTTCTAAATTTGAAGTTCtacttataaaaaaatactaaataaaaaaatactaaaacttcttaaAGATAAAGTTAGCTTGATATGCTTAACTATAGgatatttaaaaagaaaattaTAGACTTTATGGGTATTTTCATTCGATCATTATAGACTTTATTATTTGTTAATAATTTGAGGATTAATATTTCACTAAGGGGAACATAAAGTCAGAGTAAATAAAATTGATAATTCTGATtagaaaaaaagaataaatatCCAGCGTTATAGTATAATTTCGAATACTATAAAAAAGTAAGACGGGAGGTGGGGGAGATAAAAAGTTTTGGATATATTGATTCGGATTGAATTGCAAATACATCAAGGATAGAATCAATGTAATTCAGAATTGCAATAAGCAAGCGGGGTCTCTCAAATAGAGTCGAACTGAACTGCTAGACTACGTTGAGTGATGAACTCAatgattcaaaaaaaaaactaagaGATGGATGAAATTACACAAGGAATCCTGGTCTCAAAGAAGAGGGAAGTGGGGATATGGCGAAATCGGTAGACGCTACGGACTTGATTGTATTGAGCCTTGGTATGGAAACCTGCTAAGTGGTAACTTCCAAATTCAGAGAAACCCTGGAATTAAAAAAGGGCAATCCTGAGCCAAATCCGTGTTTTGAGAAGGGATTCTCGAACTAGAATACAAAGGAAAAGGATAGGTGCAGAGACTCAATGGAAGCTGTTCTAACGAATCGAGTTAATTACGTTGTGTTGTTAGTGGAATTCCTTCTAATTCTAAATTAGAGAAAGAGGGGTTTTATACTTTATACATTTAATAAACACGTATAGATACTGACATAGCAAACGATTAATCACAGAACTCATATTATAATATAGGTTCTTTatcttttttaaaatttcaaaataaaattcgaaatgattatgaaataaaaaactcatatcataattttattttgaattattgTGAATCCACTCCATTCGAATATTGAATAATCAAATTCttcaattcaaattcaaagttttgaGAACTTTTAAAAAGAAAGTGGATTAATCGGACGAGGACAAAGAGAGAGTCCCATTCTACATGTCAATACTGACAACAATGAAATTTCTAGTAAAAGGAAAATCCGTCGACTTTTTAAGTTGTGAGGGTTCAAGTCCCTCTATCCCCaaatcctctttttttttctttttatcaatGGGTTTAAGATTCATTAGCTTTCTCATTCTACTCTTTCACAAAGGAAAGGAATGCGAAGAGAACTCAATGGATCTTATCCTATTCATTGAATAGATTTCTTTTTTATTAGAGTATCGGCAAGAAATCTTGGTTATTCACTCTATTTTTAAGTATTATTTAAGTAAACCATGCACAATGCATAGGGCTACCCCCCCcctttcaaattttgaatttgaaataCTTTAATTGATTTTTTAGTCCTTTTAATTGACATAGATACAAATACTCTACTAGGATGATGCACAAGAAAAGGTCAGGatagctcagttggtagagcaGAGGACTGAAAATCCTCGTGTCACCAGTTCAAATCTGGTTCCtggcagagaaaaaaaaagatCCACCGAATAGGTATTGATCCAAATACCTCGAGATGGATTGTGATACATATTTATTAATAATATATAATATAGATAGAGTATGATTTATTCATCTAAGTGGATAAATCTATAATATAAATATAGAGGCACTTCTTTTTAGAGAAGTTTTAAAATATACCCTTTCTTTATGATAAGGAAGGGGGTGAGATTAGGTTCCCCTTTATTTTTTTGCGTTTCTTTATTTTGTATTCCACTATTCCGACGAATATTTTTTTAGTCTTGCTTATCTTTatcttatcttattttcctagtTGTGCTAAGTCATGTGCGCGATACAAAGTTCCTGGTAGAGAACTTCTTTGAGTCATCCTATTTTTCTGTTCATATGAAGGAAATTAATATGTGATTttcaaaataggggaatccaaatGAAACCCTTTTTTGGCTCAGTCTATCTGGAATGCTTTTGTATaataggaattaattataaataggTATTCCGTTTCATCTAGGAAAAGAACCTAAAAATATTCCTTGACTTGAATAAAATCTGGAGTTGTGTTGTATAAGTGAGCACGAATTTCTTATCATTCAATGAGCATCTTGTATTTCATAAAAATTGGGGGTTATATAGTCCTTACGTAAGGGCCAGCCTATCCAACTTTCAGGCATTAGGATACGTTTAAGGCGCGGATGATTATCATAAGAGATTCCCACCATATCATAAGATTCGCGTTCTTGAAAATCGGCACTTCTCCAAATCCAGAAGACAGACGGAATTCTAGGATTATCCTTTTGGGCAAAGACTTTTATGCAGACTTCTTCTGGATTATCTATACCGTATTGTATTCTTGTAAGATGATACACGCTAGCTAAAGATCCACCGGGTGCTACATCATAAGCACATTGGGAGCGTAAATAATTATAACCATATACATATAAAATGACAGCAATGGAATCCCAATCCCCTGCTTTTATTTGTAAAGTCTCTATTCCTCGGTGATCAAAGCCCAAAGATCTATGAACCACCTCATGTTTGACTAGCCAATTAGATAACCAACCCTGCTGCATTGTCTTCATCTCTCCCTCTTTGTATAAATATTTCCCAtttcggatgcaagtttgaaagattgctctgctttttctttttctacacAAAAGAGCCCCCCCCTCCTAATTCACTAATTTGTAGGAAGGTACTGGACTTTTggattttaaaaaagtttcagaaGATATATCTAATGTCGATGGTGATTGATAGAGCAATTCTTGCTCATAAGTTCCTGTATGAGTACTGCGCCTAACATAAAGCTTGTGACTGGTAGTAAaacatctttttttattttgagatAGAGTTCGATCCTCAACTATTTCTCGCGATATCTTCTTACGAAGTTTTGTTAGGGCATCTATAACTGCCTCCGGTTTAGGAGGGCAGCCCGGCAAGTAGACATCCACAGGAATTAACTTATCAACTCCCCGAACAGTACTATAGGAATCCGTACTGAACATTCCCCCTGTAATAGTACAGGCTCCCATAGCAATGACGTATTTTGGTTCAGGCATTTGCTCGTATAATCTCACTAAAGACGGAGCCATTTTCATTGTTACCGTACCGGCTGTTAAAATTAGGTCTGCTTGCCTAGGACTTGATCTTGGTACCAATCCATAACGATCAAAATCGAATCGTGAACCTATTAAtgaagcaaattcaatgaaacAACAACTGGTACCGTATAGAAGGGGCCATAAACTGGAGAGTCTTGACCAATTCGAAAGATCATTTAGTGTAGTTGAAATAACAGAATTGGAACTTGTTTGGTCAAGTAAGGGAAACTCAATCAAATTCATAACTGTCTCAATAGaatcttttccttctttttttttgtctAAATATTCAGTTAAGACCATTCCAAGGCTCCTTTTCGCCATGCATAAACTAAACCGACAACTAAGATAAGCACGAAAATCAAAGCTTCGATAAAAACGGATACACCCAATACGTCGAAACTCATTGCCCAAGGGTATAGAAAGACGGTttccacatcaaaaacaacaaaaacgagcGCAAACATATAATAGCGTATTCGGAATTGTACCCAAGCCCCTCCCATGGGTTCTATACCCGATTCATAACTAGAAAGCTTCTCTGGTCCTTCACTAACCGGGGCTAAAAGCCCTGAAATCGAAAATGCCAAAATAGGAATAAGGCTTGCTATTATTAGAAATGTCCAAAAAATATCATATTCGTGAAGCAGAAACATAATGTACTCCCATTAATGTGGAATAGGCGGAACTTAAATTAGTCAATTCAATTCAGCATTGTCAATTTATCCAgaacttctctcttttcctcggtGAAACAAGAATCTTTTTTGTTCAAACAAAAGCGCTTAGTTTAGCCTTTGTTTCCTCTGTGCTGCATCTTCTTTAAAGATTCATCCAATGGAATCCCAACTCCCTTTCTTTTGGATTTCCATTCTATTTAGATATGGTGTATGTAGATCTaattcttatataaagaaaacttTATCGTTTCACTTTGTCTCGCTTTCTCTAGAATCTCTATAAAAAAAGAATAGCTCTATCCTTTATTTACTATTTAATAATAATAAGAGACTATTAAATAAAAATGAGAATACtactaattagaataattagaaccTAATTAAGATAGTAGGACTAATCTATGCAGTATAATGAGAAGTAatactataaaaataaaaataaagaactcTATTTCAGAACTATGAGACAGAATATTCTGTTTTCTTATTTActctttactttattttttctatttttcgtttttcttttccTGTCTGTATGATTTTGATTTTCGATGAATGAGCCTTTGGTAATGCTTTTATCTCTATTCTATGTCGCAGGCGCCTATCCAGTCTATAAACAAATACTAATGCGAAAATGAAAACTATACTAAACTAAAGAAAACATAGGATAgagatcctaaaatagaaaaaagggcATATTAGGGCTATACGGATTCGAACCGTAGACCTTCTCGGTAAAACAGATCAAACGGATTATTATCGAAATGATTTGAACTGTTTCAAAGACCCAACATGCATTTTTTTGCATTGGGCTCTTTCATAAACTGATTTAAAGATCAGTTAGTCCACCATAGTTTTTCTTTACGGAAAGATAATGAGATGGCTCCCTGTGCTCTGATTGATTTTTTGTATTATGATCTATCTAGGAGCAATACCAAAGTGTTTCAAAGGAGGATTACCTTGACTTAGGTCTGCCTCTGGTCTAAATTAAATCAACCTAAGTGAAATGGAGTCTCTATCGTTCCACTGCAAGAGTTAACTATGAGACTTCATACACCTTAAAGTTCATAGAACGAAAAGAAGTTTTTTGGAGGCCCTTATCCTCATTACGCCTAGCATTTAGTGGGCTGGATATTTACCTTATCAACTAGCAAATCCATAAGGGTTCTATTTGATTAGGCACCTGAATTGGCACCTGAATCGGACTGAACCGACTGTTTGTCAGGCTACTGTTCTCCTATTCTCTCGAATCTATGAAGTAAGACATTGATTTTGCAATAAGATCGATTATGTTCATTGCATAATAAGCTCCTTTGAAAAGCATTGGCGCACGTGTAAACGAGTTGCTCTACCGAACTGAGCTATAGCCCTTATCAGAGATATCTTAACATATAGAGAATTTCTTGTCAAGATGAATATTTTCTAATGCCAGAGGATATCCCTTTGATCTGTATCTGTTTAGTATTTAGTTTAGTATTTAGTATATAACAGACCAATAACAGAGCGGTATTGCTTAGAAAAGGGATTCAATATATAATCGATCGAAGTAATGGGTCTTCCTTTGTGGTGATAAATTGCCTACTTAACTCAGTGGTTAGAGTATTGCTTTCATACGGCGGGAGTCATTGGTTCAAATCCAATAGTAGGTAAGTAGGTAGAAAAATTACTAGATAGCATTGGACTTACTTCGCTTCGCTATCTAATAACTTTTTCTACCCCTCTTCCCTTTTTCTTTGTATCAACTATAAACCACTGGATTGTCTTCAATTGGATGGGGGAATCCAATTGACAGCCTCGATTCGTATCCTAGCTCGTCTGAGAGCGAGCTTCGCTTCAACCAAATCTTTCGTACCCTCAGCTTTACTCAAGTTAGCTTCGGCTATTTCAAGTGCCTTTTGAGCTTCTTCCGGATCAATATCACTACCCAGTTCCGCATCATTTCCTAAAATGATGATCTCATTATTAACTATTCTCGCAAAACCGCTCCACAGAACCGCCGTTAACCATTGGTCGTTGAGGAGGCGTATTCTCAAAGGACCCATATCTACTGCTGTGTTAATAGGGGCGTGGTTTGGTAATACGCCAATTTGGCCACTATTCGTGGATAAAATGATTTCTTTCACTTCACAATCCCAAATAATTCGCTTAGGAGTCAGTACATAAAGATTTAATTTCATTTCTgcgatttgttctcctcttctaagGTTATAGCTTTCGTGCTAGCTTCATCGATGTTACCCACCAAATAAAAAGCCTGTTCAGGTAGGCCGTCTAATTCTCCGGAAAGGATTAGTTGAAATCCCCTAATAGTTTCCGCAAGAGCAACATACTTTCCTGGAGAACCAGTAAAAACTTCTGCCACAAAGAACGGTTGTGATAAGAAACGCTCAATTTTTCTTGCTCTTGCTACAGTTAAACGATCCTCTTCCGATAATTCATCCAAGCCAAGAATTGCGATAATGTCCTGAAGTTCTTTGTAACGTTGTAAAGTTTCCTTAACTCTTTGCGCAGTTTCATAATGTTCGTTGCCAACGATCCGAGGCTGTAACATAGTTGATGTTGAATCTAAAGGATCTACTGCTGGATAAATACCCTTGGAAGCTAATCCTCTGGAAAGTACGGTAGTAGCATCCAAAtgtgcaaatgttgtggcaggggCAGGGTCGGTCAAATCGTCCGCAGGTACATAAACTGCTTGAATCGAAGTTATAGATCCCTTTTTAGTAGAAGCAATTCTTTCTTGCAAAGAACCCATTTCTGTACTAAGAGTAGGTTGATAACCCACTGCGGAGGGCATTCTCCCTAATAAAGCGGATACCTCTGATCCTGCTTGAACAAAACGAAAGATATTATCGATAAATAAAAGCACGTCTTGCTTATTAACATCTCGGAAATATTCTGCCATAGTTAGGGCAGTTAAACCAACTCTCATACGAGCTCCCGGTGGTTCATTCATTTGGCCATAGACTAGAGCTACCTTTGATTCTTCAATATTTTTTTCATTAATTACTCCGGATTCCTTCATTTCCATATAAAGATCATTTCCTTCACGAGTCCGTTCCCCTACTCCACCGAATACGGATACGCCCCCATGAGCTTTAGCAATGTTATTGATTAATTCCATGATCAGTACTGTTTTACCTACTCCAGCCCCCCCAAATAGTCCTATTTTTCCTCCACGTCGATAAGGAGCTAAAAGATCGACGACCTTAATACCTGTTTCAAAGATGGATAATTTCGTATCTAACTCGATAAAGGCAGGCGCAGATCTATGAATAGGGAACGTTGCACTACTATCTACAGGACCCAAATTGTCAACAGGCTCCCCAAGAACGTTGAAAATTCGTCCGAGAGTAGCTCCACCGACCGGAACACTGAGAGGAGCTCCCGTGTCAATCACTTCCATTCCTCTCATCAACCCGTCCGTAGCACTCATAGCTACAGCTCTAACTCGATTATTTCCTAATAATTGTTGTACCTCACAAGTCACATTAATTTGCTTATCGGCAGTGTCTCTACTCTGGACTACTAAAGCGTTATAAATATAAGGTAACTTGCCCGGGGGAAAAGTGACATCCAGCACGGGtccaataatttgatcgatacgaCCTGTACTTTTTTCTTCACTTGTGGAAACCCCGGGACGAGAAGTAGTAGGATTGGTTCTCATAATTATCACATAATTAAAAAAAAGGAATTTGTCgaaatttttctttttttattgttgaataatgccaaatcaaatcaaaaaaaatccaaaagtaAAAAGGAAATGAATTAGTTAAttcaataagagagaaaaggggacCAGGACTTGATTTCGTTGCCCAAGCGAATCCCATTCAATCGTTTACTCATGGAATGAGTCCGTTGGAAAGTTCAATCAATCTTTTTTTCATATACATTTTGCCTTTTGTGGAGGATCTGTGCCTACTCTACTTTCCTATCTAGGACTTCGATATACAAAATATATACTACTGTGAAGCATAGATTGCTGTCAACAAAGAATTTTATTAGTATTTAGTTAGGTATTTGCATTCCAAATAAGAAAAGAGACCTATTAAGAACTTGTAAAATAAGGATTAGGGATTAATTTGGGTTGCGCTATACCTATCAAAGAGTATACAATAATGATGGATTTGGTAAATCAAATCCATGGTTTAATAACGAACCGTGTTAACTTACCATAACAACAACTCAATTCCTATCGAATTCCTATAGTGGAATTCCTATAGGATAGAACATACACAGGGTGTACGCATTATATATGAATGAAACATATTCATTAACCTAAGCATGCCCTCAATTTTCTTTAATGAGTTGATATTATATTAATTGAATATCCTTTTTGTTTTACGAGATTTTTGCTAAAGTTTCATTTACGCCTAATTAACATCGAGTAGACCCTGTTATTGTGAGAATTCTTAATTCAAGAGTTGTAGGGAGGGACTTATGTCACcacaaacagaaactaaagcAGGTGTTGGATTTCAAGCTGGTGTTAAAGATTATAAATTGACTTACTACACCCCAGAGTATGAAACTAAGGATACTGATATCTTGGCAGCATTCCGAGTAAGTCCTCAGCCTGGGGTTCCGCCCGAAGAAGCAGGGGCTGCAGTAGCTGCCGAATCTTCTACTGGTACATGGACAACTGTTTGGACTGATGGACTTACCAGTCTTGATCGTTACAAAGGACGATGCTATCACATCGAGCCTGTTGCTGGGGAAGACAGCCAATGGATCTGTTATGTAGCTTATCCATTAGACCTATTTGAGGAGGGTTCCGTTACTAACATGTTTACTTCCATTGTGGGTAACGTATTTGGGTTCAAAGCCCTACGTGCTCTACGTTTGGAGGATCTACGAATTCCCCCTACTTATTCAAAAACTTTCCAAGGCCCGCCTCATGGTATCCAAGTTGAAAGAGATAAGTTGAACAAGTATGGCCGTCCTTTATTGGGATGTACTATTAAACCAAAATTGGGATTATCCGCAAAAAATTATGGTAGAGCGTGTTATGAGTGTCTACGTGGTGGACTTGATTTTACCAAAGATGATGAAAACGTAAACTCACAACCATTTATGCGCTGGAGAGACCGTTTTGTCTTTTGTGCCGAAGCTATTTATAAATCACAGGCCGAAACCGGTGAAATCAAGGGGCATTACTTGAATGCGACTGCGGGTACATGTGAAGAAATGATTAAGAGAGCTGTATTTGCGAGAGAATTAGGGGTTCCTATTGTAATGCATGACTACTTAACCGGGGGATTCACCGCAAATACTACTTTGGCTCACTATTGCCGCGACAATGGCTTACTTCTTCACATTCACCGTGCAATGCATGCAGTTATTGATAGACAGAAAAATCATGGTATGCATTTCCGTGTATTAGCTAAAGCATTGCGTATGTCTGGGGGAGATCATATCCACTCCGGTACAGTAGTAGGTAAGTTAGAAGGGGAACGCGAAATGACTTTAGGTTTTGTTGATTTATTGCGCGATGATTTTATTGAAAAAGATCGTGCTCGCGGTATCTTTTTCACTCAGGACTGGGTATCCATGCCAGGTGTTATACCGGTAGCTTCAGGTGGTATTCATGTTTGGCATATGCCAGCTCTGACCGAAATCTTTGGGGACGATTCTGTATTACAATTTGGTGGAGGAACTTTAGGACATCCTTGGGGGAATGCACCTGGTGCAGCAGCTAATCGAGTGGCTTTAGAAGCTTGTGTACAAGCTCGTAACGAAGGGCGTGATCTTGCTCGCGAAGGTAATGAAATTATCCGAGCAGCTTGCAAATGGAGTCCTGAACTAGCCGCAGCTTGTGAAGTATGGAAGGCGATCAAATTCGAGTTCGAGCCGGTAGATACTATCGATAAGAAGGTCTAAAAAAAAATAAacgaaataaaaagagaaaaaaataagttaTGAAATGCAGtaattcttctttattcttctaatTGATTGCAATTAAACTCGGCTCAatctttttttttataaaaaagattGAGCCGAATAAAAATAGATCATGATATGATCATGAGACTTGACAAATCGAGATTCGTCTATTCTATATatctagaatatatatatatattaaggtATAAtacaataaagaaataaaaagaaaataataaaatatagtagtatcatatgataatggaatcaaatacgcagtatttacagaaaaaagtcttcgtttattgggaaagaatcaatatacttttaatgtcgaatcgggattcactaagacagaaataaagcatt
The Hordeum vulgare subsp. vulgare unplaced genomic scaffold, MorexV3_pseudomolecules_assembly, whole genome shotgun sequence DNA segment above includes these coding regions:
- the LOC123420002 gene encoding ATP synthase subunit beta, chloroplastic, coding for MRTNPTTSRPGVSTSEEKSTGRIDQIIGPVLDVTFPPGKLPYIYNALVVQSRDTADKQINVTCEVQQLLGNNRVRAVAMSATDGLMRGMEVIDTGAPLSVPVGGATLGRIFNVLGEPVDNLGPVDSSATFPIHRSAPAFIELDTKLSIFETGIKVVDLLAPYRRGGKIGLFGGAGVGKTVLIMELINNIAKAHGGVSVFGGVGERTREGNDLYMEMKESGVINEKNIEESKVALVYGQMNEPPGARMRVGLTALTMAEYFRDVNKQDVLLFIDNIFRFVQAGSEVSALLGRMPSAVGYQPTLSTEMGSLQERIASTKKGSITSIQAVYVPADDLTDPAPATTFAHLDATTVLSRGLASKGIYPAVDPLDSTSTMLQPRIVGNEHYETAQRVKETLQRYKELQDIIAILGLDELSEEDRLTVARARKIERFLSQPFFVAEVFTGSPGKYVALAETIRGFQLILSGELDGLPEQAFYLVGNIDEASTKAITLEEENKSQK